A genome region from Sulfuriferula thiophila includes the following:
- the atpA gene encoding F0F1 ATP synthase subunit alpha, with protein sequence MQLNPTEISDLIKSKIQNLTAAAELRTQGTVMSVTDGIVRVHGLSDVMQGEMLEFPGNTFGLALNLERDSVGAVVLGEYEHITEGDTVKCTGRILEVPIGPELIGRVVDSLGQPIDGKGPINTKLSSPIEKIAPGVIERQSVTQPLQTGLKSVDAMVPIGRGQRELIIGDRQTGKTAVAVDAIINQKGTGVICIYVAIGQKASSIANVVRKLEEHGAMGHTIVVAATASDSAAMQYIAPYAGCTMGEYFRDRGEDALIVYDDLTKQAWAYRQISLLLRRPPGREAYPGDVFYLHSRLLERASRINADQVEKLTGGAVKGKTGSLTALPVIETQAGDVSAFVPTNVISITDGQIFLETDLFNAGIRPAINAGLSVSRVGGAAQTKVIKKLGGGTRLALAQYRELAAFAQFASDLDEATRKQLERGKLVTELMKQNQYAPMNVAEMALTLFAVNKGYMDDIDVKKTLSFEAALASFVKSKHGALMDKMQSTGDMPADVEAALTKAIEEFKSSAVY encoded by the coding sequence ATGCAACTCAATCCCACCGAGATCAGTGATCTCATTAAAAGCAAAATTCAGAACTTGACCGCTGCTGCTGAATTACGTACCCAGGGTACAGTAATGTCAGTAACTGACGGTATCGTTCGTGTGCACGGTTTGTCCGATGTAATGCAAGGCGAAATGTTAGAGTTTCCGGGCAATACATTTGGTCTGGCACTAAACTTAGAACGCGATTCAGTCGGTGCTGTTGTGCTGGGTGAATATGAGCACATTACCGAAGGTGACACAGTTAAGTGCACTGGGCGTATTTTAGAAGTGCCAATCGGTCCTGAACTGATTGGCCGTGTTGTAGATTCGTTGGGTCAGCCTATTGATGGCAAAGGTCCAATTAATACTAAATTATCTTCGCCTATCGAAAAAATCGCTCCGGGTGTTATCGAGCGTCAGTCTGTTACTCAGCCACTGCAAACTGGCTTGAAATCAGTTGATGCGATGGTGCCTATCGGTCGTGGTCAACGCGAACTGATTATTGGTGACCGTCAGACAGGTAAGACCGCTGTTGCTGTTGATGCCATCATCAATCAAAAGGGTACAGGTGTTATCTGTATCTATGTAGCTATCGGACAGAAAGCATCATCCATTGCAAACGTAGTTCGCAAGCTGGAAGAGCACGGTGCAATGGGCCACACCATCGTGGTTGCTGCTACAGCTTCTGATTCTGCAGCAATGCAATATATTGCGCCGTATGCCGGTTGCACTATGGGTGAGTACTTCCGTGATCGCGGCGAAGATGCATTGATCGTTTACGATGATTTGACCAAGCAAGCTTGGGCTTATCGCCAGATTTCACTGCTGTTACGTCGTCCACCAGGTCGTGAAGCTTATCCAGGTGACGTGTTCTACCTGCATTCACGTTTGTTAGAGCGCGCTTCACGCATCAATGCTGACCAGGTTGAAAAACTAACCGGTGGGGCAGTAAAAGGCAAGACCGGTTCGTTGACCGCATTGCCCGTGATTGAAACACAAGCTGGTGACGTCTCTGCTTTTGTTCCAACCAACGTTATTTCGATTACAGACGGCCAGATTTTCCTGGAAACGGATCTGTTTAATGCGGGTATCCGTCCAGCTATCAACGCTGGTTTGTCAGTGTCTCGAGTTGGTGGTGCTGCACAAACTAAAGTGATTAAGAAGCTTGGTGGTGGTACACGTCTGGCTCTGGCTCAATACCGTGAATTGGCTGCATTTGCTCAGTTTGCATCGGATTTGGATGAAGCGACGCGCAAACAGTTGGAACGCGGTAAGCTTGTTACTGAACTGATGAAGCAGAACCAGTATGCTCCAATGAATGTAGCAGAAATGGCGTTGACTCTGTTTGCAGTTAACAAAGGCTATATGGATGATATCGATGTCAAGAAAACGCTGTCTTTTGAAGCGGCTCTTGCGTCATTTGTTAAATCCAAGCACGGTGCATTGATGGATAAGATGCAAAGTACTGGTGATATGCCGGCTGATGTTGAAGCTGCCTTAACTAAGGCTATTGAGGAATTTAAGTCCTCAGCCGTTTATTGA
- the atpG gene encoding F0F1 ATP synthase subunit gamma — protein sequence MASGKEIRTKIKSVENTRKITRAMEMVAAAKMRKAQERMRAARPYAEKIGNVAAHLSQANPEYKHPFVTKRDSEKRVGLIVVTTDKGLCGGLNTNVLRLVVNQMKKWDAAKVGIDVTAIGNKGLGFLQRSGGNVVSHVVALGDTPHMERLIGPVKVMLDAYMDGKIDSLHIVYNKFVNTMKQEPMVQQVLPLTAPKDDKPVHHWDYIYEPEAKSVVDALLIRYIEALIYQAVAENMACEQSARMVAMKAASDNAKNVIGELKLVYNKTRQAAITKELSEIVAGAAAV from the coding sequence ATGGCTTCAGGTAAAGAGATACGGACTAAGATCAAGAGCGTAGAAAATACGCGCAAGATCACTCGGGCAATGGAGATGGTTGCCGCAGCGAAAATGCGTAAAGCGCAAGAACGCATGCGTGCAGCACGTCCATATGCTGAGAAAATTGGAAACGTTGCCGCTCATCTTTCCCAAGCCAATCCAGAATACAAGCATCCGTTCGTAACCAAGCGGGATTCAGAAAAACGAGTCGGTTTGATTGTTGTTACTACGGATAAGGGCTTGTGTGGTGGTCTAAATACCAACGTACTACGCTTAGTTGTAAACCAGATGAAAAAATGGGATGCGGCTAAAGTAGGCATTGATGTGACTGCTATTGGTAATAAAGGTTTGGGGTTCTTGCAACGCTCTGGCGGAAATGTTGTTTCACACGTAGTAGCGCTTGGCGATACCCCGCATATGGAGCGCCTAATTGGGCCAGTTAAGGTCATGTTAGACGCATACATGGATGGCAAGATCGATTCGCTGCACATCGTATATAACAAGTTTGTAAACACGATGAAGCAAGAGCCGATGGTTCAGCAGGTTCTACCATTGACAGCGCCAAAGGATGATAAGCCCGTTCACCATTGGGATTACATTTATGAGCCAGAAGCGAAATCGGTGGTTGATGCTTTATTGATTCGTTATATCGAAGCATTGATTTATCAGGCAGTGGCTGAGAATATGGCGTGTGAACAAAGTGCGCGTATGGTGGCGATGAAGGCTGCTTCCGATAACGCTAAAAACGTAATTGGCGAACTTAAGCTTGTCTATAACAAGACACGTCAAGCAGCCATTACTAAAGAACTCTCCGAGATCGTAGCGGGTGCTGCGGCCGTTTAA
- the atpE gene encoding F0F1 ATP synthase subunit C, which yields MDMIHAVLYVAGAMMMGLGALGASIGIGILGGRFLEGAARQPELIPMLRTQFFIVMGLVDAVPMIAVGLAMYVLFAVAG from the coding sequence ATGGATATGATTCACGCAGTGCTGTACGTTGCTGGCGCAATGATGATGGGTTTGGGCGCTTTAGGTGCTTCCATCGGTATTGGTATTTTAGGTGGTCGTTTCCTGGAAGGCGCTGCGCGTCAACCAGAATTGATTCCAATGTTGCGTACACAATTCTTCATCGTTATGGGTCTGGTTGATGCTGTGCCTATGATTGCTGTTGGTTTGGCGATGTATGTATTGTTTGCGGTTGCAGGCTAA
- the atpD gene encoding F0F1 ATP synthase subunit beta, translating into MSQGKIVQIIGPVVDVEFPRDSLPKVYDALKMDTPVLTLEVQQQLGDGVVRAIAMGTTDGLRRGMLVSGTGAPISVPVGVKTLGRIMDVLGNPIDEMGPIGNETTWGIHRKAPAFDELAASNELLETGIKVIDLICPFAKGGKVGLFGGAGVGKTVNMMELIRNIAVEHSGYSVFAGVGERTREGNDFYHEMKDGGVLDKVALVYGQMNEPPGNRLRVALTGLTMAEYFRDEGRDVLLFVDNIYRYTLAGTEVSALLGRMPSAVGYQPTLAEEMGRLQERITSTKKGSITSIQAVYVPADDLTDPSPATTFAHLDATVVLSRQVAELGIYPAVDPLDSTSRQLDPLVVGEEHYSVARGVQTVLQRYKELRDIIAILGMDELAPEDKLAVARARKIQRFLSQPFFVAEVFTGAPGKYVSLKDTISGFKAIVNGEYDHLPEQAFYMVGTIEEAVEKAKTIQ; encoded by the coding sequence ATGAGTCAAGGCAAAATCGTACAAATCATTGGGCCAGTTGTAGACGTGGAATTTCCACGTGATTCACTGCCTAAGGTTTATGATGCATTAAAAATGGATACGCCTGTGCTGACGTTGGAAGTCCAACAACAGCTGGGTGATGGCGTGGTTCGCGCAATTGCGATGGGTACTACCGACGGTTTGCGTCGTGGTATGTTGGTGAGCGGAACTGGCGCACCGATATCAGTACCTGTTGGTGTGAAAACTCTAGGCCGTATTATGGACGTTTTGGGTAACCCAATTGATGAAATGGGCCCAATCGGAAATGAAACTACTTGGGGTATTCACCGTAAAGCACCAGCTTTCGATGAATTAGCAGCTTCTAACGAATTGTTAGAAACCGGTATTAAGGTTATCGATTTGATCTGCCCGTTTGCTAAGGGTGGTAAAGTTGGTCTGTTCGGCGGTGCTGGTGTGGGTAAGACCGTTAACATGATGGAATTGATCCGTAACATCGCTGTTGAGCATAGTGGTTACTCTGTGTTTGCAGGTGTGGGTGAGCGTACTCGTGAGGGTAATGACTTCTATCACGAGATGAAAGATGGTGGCGTTCTTGATAAAGTGGCGCTGGTTTACGGTCAGATGAATGAACCGCCTGGTAACCGTTTACGTGTTGCATTGACCGGTTTGACCATGGCTGAGTACTTCCGTGACGAAGGCCGTGACGTTCTACTGTTCGTTGATAATATTTACCGTTACACATTGGCAGGTACAGAGGTTTCAGCTTTGCTGGGACGTATGCCTTCTGCTGTGGGATATCAACCAACCCTGGCTGAAGAAATGGGTCGTTTGCAAGAACGGATCACTTCAACCAAAAAAGGTTCGATTACTTCTATCCAGGCTGTTTATGTACCAGCGGATGACTTGACCGATCCATCACCGGCAACAACATTCGCCCACTTGGATGCAACCGTAGTTCTGTCACGTCAAGTTGCTGAGTTGGGTATTTATCCTGCCGTTGATCCACTGGATTCTACTTCACGCCAGTTAGATCCACTGGTAGTAGGCGAAGAGCATTACAGTGTAGCTCGTGGCGTTCAGACCGTACTGCAGCGTTACAAAGAGTTGCGCGATATTATTGCAATTCTTGGTATGGATGAGTTGGCTCCAGAAGATAAATTAGCTGTGGCACGTGCGCGTAAGATCCAGCGCTTCCTGTCACAACCTTTCTTCGTTGCTGAAGTATTTACTGGCGCTCCTGGTAAGTATGTTTCGCTCAAAGATACTATTAGCGGCTTCAAAGCCATCGTCAATGGTGAATACGACCACTTGCCTGAGCAAGCGTTTTACATGGTCGGTACCATTGAAGAAGCGGTTGAGAAGGCCAAGACCATCCAGTAA
- a CDS encoding F0F1 ATP synthase subunit delta, producing the protein MAEIATIARPYAEAVFRLAKETSSLDSWSDQLAFAQLVAADGDMQRLSADPKVESNQLSELFLSVSGANLKAEAGNFIKLLITSGRLSILPEIVTQFETLKANEGGVLEAEVTSAFAMNAEQIAELSARLEKKFNRKINATVSIDPALIGGLIVSVGDEVYDASVRGKLQGMAYALKR; encoded by the coding sequence ATGGCCGAGATCGCAACCATCGCACGTCCATATGCTGAGGCTGTGTTTCGTCTGGCCAAGGAAACCAGCTCGCTGGATTCCTGGTCAGATCAGTTAGCTTTTGCCCAACTGGTTGCTGCTGACGGTGATATGCAGAGATTATCTGCAGATCCGAAAGTAGAAAGTAACCAATTAAGTGAATTGTTTTTGAGCGTGTCTGGCGCAAATCTTAAGGCTGAAGCAGGAAATTTTATCAAACTGCTGATAACAAGTGGCCGTTTAAGTATTTTGCCAGAAATCGTAACTCAATTTGAAACACTAAAAGCTAATGAAGGTGGTGTGCTAGAAGCGGAAGTAACTAGCGCATTTGCCATGAACGCAGAACAAATTGCGGAACTGTCCGCCCGCCTTGAAAAGAAGTTTAATCGTAAAATCAACGCAACTGTATCAATTGATCCGGCCTTAATTGGTGGTTTGATAGTCAGCGTTGGCGACGAAGTGTATGACGCTTCGGTACGAGGTAAACTACAAGGTATGGCATACGCGTTAAAACGTTAA
- the atpB gene encoding F0F1 ATP synthase subunit A, translating into MSTEALTSSEYIKHHLQNLTYGQLPDGSWGLAHSAEQAKEMGFWALNLDTLGMSIFLGLVFLLVFRSVAKTASSGVPVGVQNFVEWIVEFIDTSVRGSFSGKNPLVAPLALTIFVWILLMNLMDLLPVDWVPQIAHQLGLPFFKVVPSTDPNATFGMAIAVFFLVVYYSIKMKGIGGFVGELTLQPFGKLGLPANIFLEGVNLIAKPVSLALRLFGNMYAGEMIFILIALMFGGGLGVGLFGGALQWGWAVFHILIVTLQAFIFMTLTIVYLDMAHQEHH; encoded by the coding sequence ATGTCGACTGAAGCACTTACTTCTTCCGAGTATATAAAACACCATTTACAGAATCTGACCTACGGCCAATTGCCAGATGGTAGCTGGGGTCTCGCCCACAGTGCAGAGCAAGCAAAAGAAATGGGCTTCTGGGCTTTGAATCTGGATACGCTTGGAATGTCGATATTCCTGGGTTTGGTATTTCTGCTGGTATTTCGTTCTGTGGCAAAAACGGCATCCTCCGGTGTACCCGTAGGCGTGCAGAACTTTGTAGAATGGATTGTAGAATTCATTGATACCAGTGTACGTGGTTCATTTTCGGGTAAAAACCCATTAGTAGCACCATTGGCGTTAACGATATTTGTGTGGATATTGTTGATGAACTTAATGGATTTACTTCCGGTAGACTGGGTGCCACAAATTGCACATCAACTGGGCTTGCCATTCTTTAAGGTGGTGCCGAGTACCGATCCAAACGCAACGTTCGGTATGGCAATAGCTGTGTTTTTCCTGGTTGTTTACTACAGTATAAAAATGAAGGGTATAGGCGGTTTCGTAGGTGAGTTGACCCTGCAGCCTTTTGGTAAATTAGGTTTGCCAGCAAATATATTTCTAGAGGGTGTCAACCTGATAGCTAAACCAGTATCGTTAGCATTGCGTTTGTTCGGCAATATGTATGCGGGTGAAATGATCTTTATATTGATTGCGCTAATGTTTGGCGGCGGGCTTGGTGTTGGTTTGTTTGGTGGTGCGTTACAGTGGGGTTGGGCAGTGTTCCATATACTGATTGTAACGTTGCAAGCATTCATTTTTATGACATTGACTATCGTCTATCTGGACATGGCACACCAAGAGCACCATTAA
- a CDS encoding ATP synthase subunit I, which translates to MQSTTEHKEQAGQVIKTVIKLQLIVVSIATMIIAINYPYMVKSTIYGGLIAILNTGFLYWRMQKSNRQIVNTPEENLKVVYRSGIERFVLTGCLLAIGMSSALKLSPLVMLISFIIGQLVFLLGAVAVRTGKNNIK; encoded by the coding sequence ATGCAATCAACCACAGAGCACAAAGAGCAAGCCGGACAGGTTATTAAAACTGTGATAAAACTGCAATTAATTGTGGTTAGTATTGCAACGATGATAATCGCAATAAATTATCCTTATATGGTTAAGTCAACAATATATGGGGGTTTGATAGCCATACTGAATACAGGATTTCTGTATTGGCGTATGCAAAAATCTAATCGCCAAATTGTTAATACGCCGGAGGAAAATTTAAAAGTCGTATACCGATCAGGGATCGAGCGATTTGTATTAACAGGGTGCTTGTTGGCAATCGGTATGAGCAGTGCATTAAAGCTGTCACCGTTAGTCATGTTAATAAGTTTTATTATTGGACAATTAGTGTTTTTGCTGGGCGCGGTAGCGGTGCGGACCGGCAAAAATAATATTAAATAG
- a CDS encoding GGDEF domain-containing protein: MSKGLSRYKNVDSGFFLKSVLAAFITLIVLVLGQITYGINQLDILQKKIEESTSLQFEKLRLLSNAETVGVRRNASLIKMTLSKDEAERRHQYQEYVQYNNYAMNAIKQLLLLETNPKNKELLEKQAGKLQQVKRVQLEVISILQAGDIEAAKMLLLNSAIQQQNQVRDGFVNLRENQQNQVQIVLKKVQAEYESTRTAILWTGLVVTIAVVLISLAVLFRLKNHVSNIETELSDLKANQSKLHKRATRDALTGLANKSQLNRFIQQRIKKSNKAAFAVMYLDLDGFKKVNDEFGHAVGDRLLSLAAQRMQGMLRESDFIARVGGDEFIIILQSGDELELVGIIASQLIAFLGEPFSIGSIACKVGVSVGVAYYPMDGKDAGQLIHNADQAMYVAKRNGKNQYAEFDGSALEK; the protein is encoded by the coding sequence ATGAGCAAAGGCTTGTCCCGATACAAGAATGTAGATTCTGGTTTTTTTTTGAAATCAGTTTTGGCAGCCTTTATTACATTAATCGTCCTGGTTTTAGGACAAATTACCTATGGAATTAATCAGTTAGATATATTGCAAAAGAAAATAGAAGAATCAACAAGCTTACAGTTTGAAAAGTTAAGGCTGCTTAGTAATGCCGAAACAGTTGGGGTACGACGTAATGCGTCGTTGATAAAAATGACTTTAAGTAAAGATGAGGCCGAGCGTCGTCATCAATACCAGGAATATGTTCAGTATAATAATTATGCGATGAACGCTATAAAGCAATTATTGCTATTGGAAACAAATCCAAAAAATAAAGAACTGTTAGAAAAACAAGCAGGAAAGTTACAGCAGGTAAAACGAGTACAATTGGAAGTAATCAGTATTTTGCAGGCTGGAGATATTGAAGCGGCAAAAATGTTGCTATTAAACAGTGCAATCCAGCAACAAAATCAAGTACGAGATGGCTTTGTAAATTTACGGGAAAATCAGCAGAATCAGGTCCAAATAGTTCTGAAAAAGGTACAAGCCGAATATGAGTCAACAAGAACGGCAATACTTTGGACAGGCCTGGTTGTTACGATTGCAGTAGTACTGATAAGTTTGGCAGTCTTGTTCCGGTTGAAAAATCACGTCAGCAATATAGAAACAGAATTGTCTGATCTAAAGGCAAACCAGTCAAAACTTCATAAAAGGGCAACCCGTGATGCACTAACGGGATTGGCCAACAAAAGTCAATTAAACCGCTTTATTCAGCAAAGAATCAAAAAAAGTAATAAGGCTGCATTTGCAGTAATGTACTTGGATCTGGATGGGTTCAAAAAAGTTAATGACGAATTTGGGCATGCAGTGGGTGACAGATTGCTATCATTAGCAGCTCAAAGAATGCAAGGGATGTTAAGAGAAAGTGATTTTATAGCTCGCGTAGGCGGTGATGAATTTATCATAATCTTACAGAGCGGCGACGAGCTGGAATTGGTTGGCATTATAGCATCGCAGTTAATAGCATTTTTAGGTGAGCCATTTAGCATAGGATCCATAGCTTGCAAAGTCGGTGTAAGTGTCGGCGTAGCATATTATCCAATGGACGGCAAAGATGCAGGGCAGCTGATTCATAATGCAGACCAGGCAATGTATGTAGCAAAACGCAACGGAAAAAATCAATATGCAGAATTTGATGGGTCTGCATTAGAAAAGTAG
- a CDS encoding F0F1 ATP synthase subunit B, translating into MNINATLIGQSITFFVFVWFCMKFVWPPIMQALSERKKQIADGLAAGERGKHELELASKRASENLHESKQKAAEIIAQAEKRAVQLIEEAKNAAKAEGDRMLASAQASVAQETVRAKEALRAQVSELAVAGAEKILRREIDAKAHAELLIAIQNEL; encoded by the coding sequence ATGAATATTAATGCTACCCTAATCGGTCAATCTATTACGTTTTTCGTGTTTGTTTGGTTTTGCATGAAATTCGTATGGCCACCGATTATGCAGGCGCTCAGTGAGCGCAAGAAGCAAATTGCAGATGGTTTGGCTGCAGGTGAACGCGGTAAGCATGAGCTGGAATTAGCATCTAAGCGTGCTAGCGAAAATTTGCATGAGTCTAAGCAAAAAGCTGCTGAAATTATTGCACAAGCAGAAAAGCGCGCAGTGCAGCTAATTGAAGAAGCGAAAAATGCTGCTAAAGCTGAAGGCGATCGTATGCTGGCAAGTGCTCAAGCAAGCGTAGCTCAAGAAACAGTTCGCGCTAAAGAAGCACTGCGAGCACAAGTTTCTGAGTTGGCAGTAGCTGGTGCTGAAAAGATCCTGCGCCGCGAAATTGACGCTAAAGCGCATGCTGAGTTGTTAATCGCTATTCAGAACGAGCTGTAA
- a CDS encoding zinc-ribbon and DUF3426 domain-containing protein, translated as MTTQTTCPICHTIFRVTELSLTGSKGMVQCGVCGMVFDAHQNAIADPEKPSETDLTSVDLIAQDLSLQDHSTDSLDLVNLEVDNSSTENTQPTESLGLERAKTEVIPLAHMPTEADLSDEITEESRVSSDHIADAIQFKPRPNKRHIILWLSSATLLVFILIVQLLFLNRVHLAANYSWSMPLLNKLCTIANCKVSLPKDISSIKITHSSFEADPNDSKIIIVNIGLENDSDVANAFPDIALSLTNDEDMIVTKKNFKPQAYLPISSSINTGLRPHTEVNVKLILEVDDTSVSGYKLTTFYSY; from the coding sequence GTGACCACACAAACCACCTGCCCAATTTGCCATACGATCTTCAGGGTGACTGAATTATCCCTGACTGGTTCCAAAGGTATGGTGCAGTGCGGTGTATGTGGAATGGTATTTGACGCTCATCAGAACGCCATCGCAGATCCTGAGAAACCAAGCGAAACCGATCTGACTTCAGTAGATTTAATTGCACAAGATTTATCACTTCAAGATCATTCTACAGACTCACTTGACCTCGTCAATTTAGAGGTTGATAACAGTTCCACAGAAAATACCCAACCAACCGAATCATTAGGCCTTGAACGTGCTAAGACAGAGGTAATACCACTGGCTCATATGCCTACTGAAGCTGATCTATCCGATGAAATTACTGAGGAATCACGAGTTTCATCAGACCATATAGCCGATGCTATTCAATTCAAACCCCGACCAAATAAAAGACATATAATTTTGTGGTTGAGTTCAGCAACGCTGCTGGTCTTTATTTTAATAGTGCAATTGCTGTTTCTGAACAGAGTTCATCTTGCTGCAAATTATTCATGGTCAATGCCGCTGCTCAATAAGTTATGCACCATTGCCAATTGCAAAGTTAGTCTACCTAAGGATATTTCGAGCATTAAAATTACTCATAGCTCATTTGAAGCCGACCCTAACGATAGCAAAATTATCATAGTAAATATTGGATTGGAAAATGATTCCGATGTAGCTAATGCTTTTCCAGACATAGCGCTTAGTCTGACCAATGATGAAGACATGATTGTAACTAAGAAAAACTTCAAACCACAAGCGTATTTACCCATTTCCAGTAGTATAAATACCGGGCTCCGACCTCATACTGAAGTGAATGTAAAACTCATTCTCGAAGTTGATGATACATCAGTGTCAGGTTATAAATTAACTACTTTCTATTCTTATTAA
- a CDS encoding ParB/RepB/Spo0J family partition protein — translation MKKMRGLGRGLEALLGEDASSTAAYSELQTVQVQNLQSGKYQPRTRMDAASLNALAESIKAQGVMQPILVRVIGENKMEIIAGERRWRAAQLAGLTEVPVLIKTVPDNAALAMALIENIQREDLNPLEEAAGIQRLINEFGMTHQSAAEAVGRSRSAVTNLLRLLNLPTEIQELIIDTKLDMGHARAILVAPVALQLEIAEEVIKKQLSVRETEKLVNRKLNPIEAKANAVDRDVMDLEESLSDRLGAKVIIQSRKNGSGKLMIEYTNIEQLDNIINKL, via the coding sequence ATGAAAAAAATGCGCGGATTAGGTCGGGGTTTAGAGGCGTTGTTAGGTGAAGACGCGTCATCAACAGCGGCTTATAGCGAATTACAAACCGTGCAGGTACAGAATCTGCAATCTGGTAAATATCAGCCCAGAACCAGAATGGACGCCGCAAGCCTGAATGCGCTGGCAGAATCCATAAAAGCCCAGGGAGTCATGCAGCCAATACTCGTGAGAGTAATCGGCGAAAACAAAATGGAAATAATTGCTGGTGAGAGGCGGTGGCGCGCTGCACAACTAGCAGGTCTGACAGAAGTGCCGGTACTTATCAAAACAGTACCGGATAATGCGGCGCTGGCAATGGCGTTAATTGAGAATATACAGCGAGAAGATTTAAATCCATTAGAAGAGGCTGCGGGTATACAGAGGTTGATTAATGAATTTGGAATGACCCATCAATCCGCAGCGGAGGCGGTAGGTCGATCAAGAAGCGCAGTAACAAATCTATTGCGATTATTGAATTTGCCAACAGAAATTCAAGAATTAATAATAGATACAAAGCTAGACATGGGGCATGCCCGAGCGATACTTGTCGCACCGGTAGCGCTGCAGTTGGAAATAGCGGAAGAAGTAATAAAAAAACAATTGTCGGTACGTGAAACAGAGAAACTGGTAAATAGAAAATTAAATCCGATTGAAGCAAAGGCTAATGCAGTAGATAGGGATGTAATGGATTTGGAAGAAAGTCTGTCTGACCGGTTAGGTGCTAAAGTTATAATTCAGTCCAGAAAAAATGGTTCTGGTAAGCTGATGATAGAGTACACAAATATTGAGCAGTTGGATAATATAATCAATAAGTTATAG
- a CDS encoding ParA family protein has product MAKTFAITNQKGGVGKTTTAVNLAASLSASGARVLLVDLDPQGNATMGSGVNKRELKKSIYHLLLGLETISSIKKYSQNGKFDILPSHRDLAGAEIELVDVVGREIRLKSALSEVAHEYDYMLIDCPPALNLLAVNALTAADAVMIPMQCEYYALEGVSDLVNTIKKIRGNLNPRLEIEGLLRTMFDPRSTLAQQVSEQLKNHFGNKVYDTVIPRNIRLAEAPSYGQPALMYDPSSKGAQAYMALAREVLNKH; this is encoded by the coding sequence ATGGCTAAGACATTTGCAATAACTAACCAGAAGGGTGGTGTTGGTAAAACCACTACCGCAGTGAACCTTGCGGCAAGTTTGTCAGCATCTGGTGCGCGCGTGCTTTTGGTCGACCTTGATCCACAAGGTAATGCAACCATGGGCAGTGGGGTCAATAAAAGAGAGTTAAAAAAAAGCATTTACCATTTGTTGTTAGGCCTAGAAACGATTTCATCCATAAAAAAATACAGCCAAAATGGGAAATTCGATATTTTGCCATCGCACCGAGATTTGGCTGGAGCTGAGATAGAGTTAGTTGACGTGGTTGGCCGCGAAATCCGGCTGAAATCGGCATTGTCAGAAGTTGCGCATGAATACGATTATATGTTGATAGATTGCCCACCCGCATTAAATTTGCTGGCGGTAAATGCCTTAACGGCAGCAGATGCAGTCATGATTCCGATGCAATGTGAATATTACGCGTTGGAAGGCGTATCAGATCTGGTCAACACCATTAAAAAAATTAGAGGCAATTTAAACCCGAGATTAGAAATAGAAGGATTGCTGCGTACGATGTTTGATCCACGGAGCACATTGGCACAACAGGTATCAGAACAGCTAAAGAACCACTTCGGCAACAAGGTGTATGACACAGTAATACCCAGAAATATTAGATTAGCCGAAGCCCCAAGTTATGGGCAGCCAGCATTAATGTACGACCCTAGTTCTAAAGGCGCACAAGCTTATATGGCATTGGCCAGGGAAGTTTTAAACAAGCATTAA
- a CDS encoding F0F1 ATP synthase subunit epsilon: MAMTIHVDIVSAETALFSGIAEYVIVPAEMGEVGIYPRHTQMLSRIKPGSIRIKKPDVAEEELIYVSGGMLEVQPYVVTILSDTAIRGKDLDENRALEAKRLAEEAMKNHSSQMEYAKAQAELAEAIAQIAAIERLRKHS; encoded by the coding sequence ATGGCAATGACCATCCATGTAGATATCGTGAGTGCAGAAACAGCTTTGTTTTCTGGCATAGCTGAGTACGTAATTGTCCCAGCTGAAATGGGTGAAGTGGGTATATATCCGCGTCATACACAAATGCTGAGCAGAATTAAGCCTGGCTCAATTCGTATTAAAAAGCCTGATGTTGCAGAAGAAGAGTTAATTTATGTTTCAGGTGGTATGCTTGAAGTGCAGCCATATGTCGTTACAATTTTATCTGATACCGCAATACGTGGTAAAGACTTGGATGAAAATCGTGCGTTAGAAGCTAAGCGATTAGCTGAAGAAGCAATGAAGAATCACTCTTCGCAAATGGAGTACGCAAAGGCGCAAGCTGAATTAGCTGAAGCTATTGCGCAAATCGCTGCGATTGAAAGGCTAAGAAAGCATTCTTGA